A window from Pseudomonas frederiksbergensis encodes these proteins:
- the gdhA gene encoding NADP-specific glutamate dehydrogenase: MIESVESFLARLKKRDPDQPEFHQAVEEVLRSLWPFLEANPRYLTSGILERMCEPERAIVFRVSWVDDHGKVQVNRGFRIQMNSAIGPYKGGLRFHPSVNLGVLKFLAFEQTFKNSLTSLPMGGGKGGSDFDPKGKSDAEVMRFCQAFMSELYRHIGADVDVPAGDIGVGAREIGFLFGQYKRLSNQFTSVLTGKGPSYGGSLIRPEATGFGCVYFAEEMLKRSGETVEGKRVAISGSGNVAQYAARKVMDLGGKVISLSDSEGTLYCESGLTEEQWLAVLELKNVQRGRISELAGRFGLEFKAGQHPWALSCDIALPCATQNELDAEAARTLLRNGCLCVAEGANMPTTLEAVDVFIEAGILFAPGKASNAGGVAVSGLEMSQNAMRLLWTGGEVDSKLHAIMQSIHHACVHYGEENGRINYVKGANIAGFVKVADAMLAQGVV, from the coding sequence ATGATCGAATCCGTTGAATCCTTCCTCGCCCGCCTGAAAAAACGCGACCCTGACCAGCCTGAATTCCACCAGGCCGTGGAAGAGGTCCTGCGTAGCCTGTGGCCCTTTCTGGAAGCCAATCCACGCTATCTGACGTCGGGCATCCTGGAGCGGATGTGCGAGCCGGAGCGGGCGATCGTTTTCAGGGTTTCCTGGGTCGACGATCACGGCAAAGTGCAGGTCAATCGCGGATTCCGCATCCAGATGAACAGCGCTATTGGTCCGTACAAGGGCGGGTTGCGTTTCCATCCTTCGGTGAACCTTGGCGTGTTGAAGTTCCTGGCCTTCGAACAGACCTTCAAAAACTCGCTGACGTCGCTGCCGATGGGCGGTGGCAAGGGTGGTTCGGACTTCGACCCGAAAGGCAAAAGCGATGCTGAAGTCATGCGGTTTTGCCAGGCCTTCATGAGCGAGTTGTACCGTCACATCGGCGCAGACGTTGACGTTCCGGCCGGTGATATCGGCGTCGGTGCGCGCGAGATCGGTTTCCTGTTCGGCCAATACAAGCGCCTGAGCAACCAGTTCACCAGCGTGTTGACCGGCAAGGGCCCGAGCTATGGCGGCAGCCTGATTCGCCCGGAAGCCACCGGTTTCGGTTGTGTGTACTTTGCTGAAGAAATGCTCAAGCGCAGCGGTGAAACCGTCGAAGGCAAGCGTGTGGCCATCTCCGGTTCCGGCAACGTTGCGCAATACGCCGCGCGCAAGGTCATGGACCTGGGCGGCAAAGTGATTTCGTTGTCCGACTCCGAAGGCACGCTGTACTGCGAAAGCGGTTTGACCGAAGAGCAGTGGCTGGCGGTGCTGGAGCTGAAAAACGTCCAGCGCGGGCGCATCAGTGAACTGGCCGGCCGTTTTGGCCTGGAGTTCAAGGCCGGCCAGCACCCATGGGCGCTGAGCTGCGACATCGCGCTGCCCTGCGCGACACAAAACGAACTGGATGCCGAGGCGGCCCGCACGTTGTTGCGCAACGGCTGCCTCTGCGTGGCGGAAGGTGCGAACATGCCGACCACGCTTGAAGCCGTAGATGTGTTTATCGAGGCGGGGATTCTGTTCGCGCCGGGCAAGGCTTCCAATGCCGGTGGTGTCGCGGTGAGCGGGCTGGAGATGTCGCAGAACGCCATGCGCCTGCTGTGGACCGGTGGTGAAGTGGACAGCAAACTCCACGCGATCATGCAGTCGATCCATCACGCTTGCGTGCATTACGGCGAAGAGAATGGCCGGATCAATTACGTCAAAGGCGCGAACATCGCCGGCTTCGTCAAAGTTGCCGACGCGATGCTCGCCCAAGGCGTGGTTTAA
- the ettA gene encoding energy-dependent translational throttle protein EttA: MAQYVFTMHRLGKVVPPKREILKNISLSFFPGAKIGVLGLNGSGKSTLLKIMAGVDTEFEGEARPMPELNIGYLPQEPILDPTKTVREVVEEAVSVIKNAQARLDEVYAAYADEDADFDKLAAEQAKLEAILQASDGHNLDRQLEVAADALRLPAWDAKIEFLSGGEKRRVALCRLLLSAPDMLLLDEPTNHLDADSVAWLEHFLHDFPGTVVAITHDRYFLDNVAGWILELDRGAGIPYEGNYSGWLEAKSDRLAAESKQQSAHEKAMKEELEWVRKGAKARQSKSKARLQRFEEMQSQEFQKRSETNEIYIPAGPRLGDKVIEFKNVTKGYGDRVLIDNLSFSMPKGAIVGVIGGNGAGKSTLFRMLMGKETPDSGSIEVGETVQLACVDQSREDLDGSKTVFQQISDGSDQIRIGNYEIPSRTYVGRFNFKGGDQQKFVKDLSGGERGRLHLALTLKEGGNVLLLDEPSNDLDVETLRSLEEALLDFPGAAIVISHDRWFLDRVATHILAYEDDSQAVFFEGNYTEYEADRKKRLGEAASQPHRVRHKKLA, translated from the coding sequence ATGGCTCAATACGTATTCACCATGCATCGGCTGGGTAAAGTTGTTCCGCCGAAGCGGGAAATCCTGAAAAACATTTCGCTGTCGTTCTTCCCGGGCGCCAAGATTGGCGTACTCGGCCTTAACGGTTCGGGTAAGTCCACGCTGTTGAAAATCATGGCGGGCGTCGACACCGAGTTCGAAGGCGAAGCCCGTCCGATGCCGGAACTGAACATCGGCTACCTGCCGCAAGAACCGATCCTGGACCCGACCAAGACCGTGCGTGAAGTGGTTGAGGAAGCGGTCAGCGTGATCAAGAACGCCCAGGCTCGCCTGGACGAGGTCTACGCCGCCTACGCTGATGAAGATGCCGACTTCGACAAACTGGCCGCTGAACAAGCCAAGCTCGAAGCCATCCTGCAAGCCAGCGACGGTCACAACCTGGATCGCCAACTGGAAGTCGCCGCCGATGCGCTGCGTCTGCCGGCCTGGGATGCCAAGATCGAATTCCTGTCCGGTGGCGAGAAGCGTCGTGTGGCCCTGTGCCGCCTGCTGCTGTCCGCTCCCGACATGCTGCTGCTCGACGAACCGACCAACCACCTGGACGCCGATTCCGTCGCCTGGCTGGAGCATTTCCTGCACGATTTCCCGGGCACCGTGGTCGCGATCACGCACGACCGTTACTTCCTGGACAACGTTGCCGGCTGGATCCTCGAGCTCGACCGCGGCGCCGGTATCCCGTACGAGGGCAACTATTCGGGTTGGCTCGAAGCCAAGTCCGATCGTCTGGCTGCCGAATCCAAGCAGCAGTCGGCCCACGAAAAAGCCATGAAGGAAGAACTGGAGTGGGTGCGCAAAGGCGCCAAGGCCCGCCAGTCCAAATCCAAGGCTCGTCTGCAACGCTTCGAAGAAATGCAATCGCAGGAATTCCAGAAGCGCAGCGAAACCAACGAGATCTACATCCCGGCCGGTCCACGCCTGGGCGACAAGGTCATCGAATTCAAGAACGTTACCAAGGGCTATGGCGATCGCGTGCTGATCGACAACCTGTCGTTCTCCATGCCTAAAGGCGCCATCGTTGGCGTGATCGGCGGTAACGGCGCGGGTAAATCGACCCTGTTCCGCATGCTGATGGGCAAGGAAACGCCGGATTCGGGCAGCATCGAAGTTGGCGAAACCGTGCAACTGGCGTGCGTCGATCAGAGCCGCGAAGACCTGGACGGCAGCAAGACTGTGTTCCAGCAGATCTCCGACGGTTCGGACCAGATCCGCATCGGCAACTACGAGATCCCGTCGCGCACCTACGTCGGTCGTTTCAACTTCAAGGGCGGCGATCAGCAGAAGTTCGTCAAGGACCTGTCCGGTGGTGAGCGTGGTCGCTTGCACCTGGCGCTGACCCTGAAAGAGGGCGGCAACGTCCTGCTGCTCGACGAACCGTCCAACGACCTCGACGTTGAAACCCTGCGTTCCCTGGAAGAAGCCCTGCTGGACTTCCCGGGCGCTGCCATTGTGATCTCTCACGATCGGTGGTTCCTTGACCGCGTCGCGACTCACATCCTGGCGTACGAAGACGACTCGCAAGCGGTGTTCTTCGAAGGCAACTACACCGAGTACGAAGCCGATCGCAAGAAACGCCTCGGCGAAGCGGCTTCCCAGCCGCACCGTGTACGGCACAAGAAACTCGCCTGA
- a CDS encoding bifunctional diguanylate cyclase/phosphodiesterase: protein MSNVTPPSSVSALNPATGSPLRGSLKGALAALALMLLTLLFWQLLDQLRDTQQHQRQYTIDYTADLASQISLNMALNAQIALNLLPIVEQPQSADEQQALLRKLQRSLPELRSLALLSPSGKVLTDSADTSDDADYLSELVRRSHAQAHYFSNANDGSVVHLLLHQASGSTRGYWVLRLTPTFFSALTKQNETGIRPLWLVENRINHQIISRDDGQPSATPTVLTADELTNSVLTVPLSSSDWQLRGLFDRQRVIEHLLPAFIGKCLLGLAFSLLPFIALLNMRRRQRQVHEGRRRYQDIFEGTGVALCVLDVSGLKSFFDKAQLHSSEQLKAWLETPQQREHLLQELRITEVNLVALQLLNVNTCDHAWKLLIDGNPQDGAAIGNQVLDAALNRQKQLELEIKLQDANGRDQHLWLVLRLPEDQDDYKAVILSITDITSRKLVELSLLEREGFWSDVVRTVPDHLYVQDVVSQRMIFSNHHLGQTLGYNRTELHQMGEYFWEILLNPEDADFYHRSRQTQRQTGYRQLMQCQLRFRHRDGKWRRFDIREQALARDKHDQVTRIIGVAKDITDQIEASESLRDSEQRYRMLAESISDVIFSTDSKMALNYVSPSVQAVLGYDADWIFQNGWQSTIANPQQLTGIYSLMDRVSKALNKPEQLALLRSQVQTQLFLFDCLRADGRKIPIELRLVLVWDEHGAFEGVLGVGRDISQQRRAEKDLRMAATVFEHSTSAILITDPAGYIVQANEAFSRVSGYAVEQVLDQLPNMLTVDEQQEAHLRYVLKQLHQHSTWEGEVWLKRRNGEHYPAWVGITAVLDDEGDLASYVCFFSDISERKASEQRIHRLAYYDALTHLPNRTLFQDRLHSALQSAERQKSWVVLMFLDLDRFKPINDSLGHAAGDRMLKEMATRLLGCVDDDDTVARMGGDEFTLLLQPRANREIALNRAIHVAEQILASLVKPFVLEGREFFVTASIGIALSPQDGNELSQLMKNADTAMYHAKERGKNNFQFYQADMNASALERLELESDLRHALEQDEFVLYYQPQFSGDGKRLTGAEALLRWRHPRRGLVPPGDFIPVLEELGLVVDVGDWVISEACRQLKTWHQAKVRVPKVSVNISARQFSDGQLGTRIANILKETGLPPACLELELTESILMREVSEAMQILAGLKNLGLSIAVDDFGTGYSSLNYLKQFPIDVLKIDRTFVDGLPSGEQDAQIARAIIAMAHSLNLAVIAEGVETHEQLDFLREHGCDEVQGYLFGRPMPANRFEAQFSNDALFMLD from the coding sequence TTGTCTAATGTCACCCCACCTTCTTCCGTGAGCGCACTCAATCCTGCGACCGGCTCACCCTTGCGTGGGTCCTTGAAGGGCGCGCTGGCGGCGCTCGCCCTGATGTTGCTCACGCTATTGTTCTGGCAGTTGCTGGATCAGTTGCGCGACACCCAACAACACCAGCGTCAGTACACCATCGACTACACCGCCGATCTGGCCTCGCAAATCAGCCTGAACATGGCGCTCAACGCCCAGATCGCCCTCAACCTGCTGCCGATCGTCGAACAGCCGCAAAGCGCCGACGAACAGCAGGCGCTGCTGCGCAAACTGCAAAGATCCTTGCCCGAGCTGCGCAGCCTCGCGTTGCTCAGCCCTTCCGGGAAAGTCCTCACCGACAGTGCCGACACCAGCGACGATGCCGACTACCTGAGCGAACTGGTCCGGCGCAGTCACGCCCAGGCCCATTATTTCAGCAACGCCAATGACGGTTCGGTGGTGCATCTGCTGCTGCATCAAGCCAGTGGCAGCACCCGCGGCTACTGGGTTCTGCGCCTGACGCCGACATTTTTCTCAGCGCTGACCAAACAAAACGAAACCGGTATTCGCCCGCTATGGCTGGTGGAAAACCGCATCAACCACCAGATCATCAGCCGCGACGATGGGCAGCCCTCGGCCACACCGACGGTGTTGACAGCGGATGAGCTGACCAACAGCGTGCTGACCGTGCCCCTGAGCAGCAGCGACTGGCAACTGCGCGGGTTGTTCGACCGGCAACGGGTGATCGAACACCTGCTGCCGGCGTTCATCGGCAAATGCCTTCTGGGCCTGGCGTTCTCGCTCCTGCCGTTCATCGCTCTACTGAACATGCGCCGCCGCCAGCGCCAGGTGCACGAAGGCCGCCGACGCTACCAGGATATTTTCGAAGGCACCGGCGTCGCCTTGTGTGTACTCGACGTGTCCGGGCTCAAAAGCTTTTTCGACAAAGCTCAGCTGCACAGCAGCGAACAACTGAAAGCCTGGCTCGAAACACCGCAACAGCGCGAGCACCTGCTGCAGGAACTGCGCATCACCGAAGTCAACCTGGTCGCCCTGCAACTGCTCAACGTCAACACCTGCGATCACGCCTGGAAACTGCTGATCGACGGTAACCCGCAGGACGGCGCCGCCATCGGCAATCAAGTGCTCGACGCGGCGCTCAACCGGCAGAAACAGCTTGAACTGGAAATCAAACTGCAAGACGCCAATGGCCGTGACCAGCATTTGTGGCTGGTCCTGCGCCTGCCTGAAGACCAGGACGACTACAAAGCGGTGATCCTGAGCATTACCGACATCACCAGCCGCAAGCTCGTCGAACTGTCGCTGCTGGAGCGTGAAGGATTCTGGTCCGACGTGGTACGCACCGTGCCGGATCATCTGTACGTGCAGGACGTGGTCAGCCAGCGAATGATTTTCAGCAACCACCACTTGGGGCAGACGCTCGGATACAACCGTACCGAACTGCACCAGATGGGCGAGTATTTCTGGGAGATCCTGCTGAACCCCGAAGATGCCGACTTCTACCACCGCTCGCGCCAGACCCAGCGGCAGACCGGTTACAGACAATTGATGCAATGCCAGCTGCGCTTCCGCCACCGGGACGGTAAATGGCGGCGCTTCGACATCCGCGAACAGGCACTGGCGCGGGACAAGCACGATCAGGTTACGCGGATCATCGGCGTGGCCAAGGACATCACTGATCAGATTGAAGCCAGTGAGTCCCTGCGCGACAGCGAGCAGCGCTACCGGATGCTTGCCGAAAGCATCAGCGACGTGATTTTCTCGACCGACAGCAAGATGGCGCTCAACTACGTCAGCCCGTCGGTGCAAGCCGTGCTGGGCTACGACGCCGACTGGATTTTCCAGAACGGCTGGCAATCGACCATCGCCAACCCGCAACAACTAACCGGCATTTACAGCCTGATGGACCGGGTCAGTAAAGCGCTGAACAAACCCGAGCAACTGGCGTTGTTGCGCAGCCAGGTGCAGACCCAACTGTTTTTGTTCGACTGCCTGCGGGCCGACGGGCGCAAGATTCCGATCGAACTGCGGCTGGTGCTGGTCTGGGACGAACACGGTGCATTCGAAGGCGTGCTGGGCGTCGGTCGCGACATCAGCCAGCAACGTCGGGCCGAAAAAGACCTGCGCATGGCGGCGACAGTCTTTGAGCACTCGACCTCGGCGATCCTGATCACCGACCCGGCCGGCTACATCGTCCAGGCTAACGAAGCCTTCAGCCGTGTCAGCGGTTATGCGGTGGAGCAGGTGCTTGACCAGTTGCCGAACATGCTGACCGTCGACGAACAGCAGGAAGCGCATCTGCGTTATGTGCTCAAGCAATTGCATCAGCACAGCACGTGGGAAGGCGAAGTCTGGCTCAAACGACGCAACGGCGAGCATTACCCGGCCTGGGTCGGGATCACCGCGGTGCTGGATGACGAAGGCGATCTGGCCAGCTACGTGTGCTTTTTCAGCGACATCAGCGAACGCAAGGCCAGCGAGCAGCGGATTCACCGCCTCGCCTATTACGACGCCCTGACCCACTTGCCCAACCGCACGCTGTTCCAGGATCGCCTGCACTCGGCGCTGCAATCGGCCGAACGGCAGAAGTCCTGGGTGGTGTTGATGTTCCTTGACCTGGACCGCTTCAAACCGATCAACGACTCCCTCGGCCACGCCGCCGGCGATCGCATGCTCAAGGAAATGGCCACGCGCCTGCTCGGCTGTGTCGACGATGACGACACCGTGGCGCGCATGGGCGGCGATGAATTCACCTTGCTGCTGCAACCGCGGGCCAACCGTGAAATTGCCTTGAACCGGGCGATTCATGTGGCCGAACAGATTCTCGCCAGCCTGGTGAAACCGTTCGTGCTTGAAGGCCGCGAGTTCTTCGTCACCGCCAGTATCGGCATCGCCCTGAGCCCTCAGGACGGTAACGAACTCAGCCAGCTGATGAAAAACGCCGACACCGCGATGTATCACGCCAAGGAGCGTGGCAAGAACAACTTCCAGTTCTATCAGGCCGACATGAACGCCAGCGCCCTGGAGCGCCTGGAGCTGGAAAGCGACTTGCGTCATGCCTTGGAGCAAGACGAGTTTGTGCTGTATTACCAACCGCAGTTCAGCGGCGATGGCAAACGCCTGACCGGCGCCGAAGCCTTGCTGCGCTGGCGCCATCCGCGACGCGGTCTGGTGCCGCCGGGAGACTTCATTCCGGTACTCGAAGAACTCGGCCTGGTGGTGGATGTCGGCGATTGGGTGATCAGCGAGGCCTGCCGTCAGCTCAAGACCTGGCATCAGGCCAAGGTCCGGGTGCCGAAGGTATCGGTGAACATTTCCGCCCGGCAGTTCTCCGACGGCCAACTCGGGACGCGAATTGCCAATATCCTCAAGGAAACTGGCCTGCCGCCGGCGTGCCTGGAGCTGGAACTGACCGAAAGTATCCTGATGCGCGAAGTCAGCGAAGCGATGCAGATTCTTGCCGGGCTGAAAAATCTCGGCCTGAGCATTGCGGTTGACGACTTCGGCACCGGTTACTCATCGCTCAACTACCTCAAGCAGTTCCCCATCGACGTGCTGAAAATCGACCGCACCTTCGTCGACGGCCTGCCGTCGGGCGAGCAGGATGCGCAAATTGCCCGCGCGATCATCGCCATGGCCCACAGCCTCAATCTGGCGGTGATCGCCGAGGGCGTGGAAACCCACGAGCAACTCGACTTCCTGCGTGAGCATGGTTGCGACGAGGTTCAGGGGTACCTGTTCGGGCGGCCGATGCCGGCGAACCGGTTTGAAGCGCAGTTCAGCAATGATGCGCTCTTCATGCTCGACTGA
- the glyA gene encoding serine hydroxymethyltransferase produces MFSRDLTIAKYDADLFAAMEQEAQRQEEHIELIASENYTSPAVMEAQGSVLTNKYAEGYPGKRYYGGCEFVDVVEQLAIDRAKELFGADYANVQPHAGSQANSAVYLALLQAGDTILGMSLAHGGHLTHGASVSSSGKLYNAVQYGIDGNGLIDYDEVERLAVEHKPKMIVAGFSAYSQILDFPRFREIADKVGAYLFVDMAHVAGLVAAGVYPNPVPFADVVTTTTHKTLRGPRGGLILARANADIEKKLNSAVFPGAQGGPLEHVIAAKAICFKEALQPEFKTYQQQVVKNAQAMAGVFIERGYDVVSGGTQNHLFLLSLIKQEISGKDADAALGKAFITVNKNSVPNDPRSPFVTSGLRFGTPAVTTRGFKEAECKELAGWICDILADLNNEAVIDAVREKVKAICKKLPVYGA; encoded by the coding sequence ATGTTCAGCCGTGATTTGACTATTGCCAAGTACGACGCCGATCTCTTTGCCGCCATGGAGCAAGAAGCTCAGCGCCAGGAAGAGCACATTGAGCTGATCGCTTCGGAAAACTACACCAGCCCAGCGGTGATGGAAGCTCAAGGCTCGGTACTGACCAACAAGTACGCCGAAGGCTACCCGGGCAAGCGTTACTACGGTGGTTGCGAGTTCGTCGACGTGGTCGAGCAACTGGCCATCGACCGTGCAAAAGAACTGTTCGGCGCCGATTACGCCAACGTTCAGCCACACGCTGGTTCGCAAGCCAACAGCGCCGTTTACCTGGCTCTGCTGCAGGCGGGCGACACCATTCTGGGCATGAGCCTGGCGCACGGCGGTCACCTGACCCACGGTGCCAGCGTTTCCTCCTCCGGCAAGCTGTACAACGCCGTCCAGTACGGTATCGACGGCAACGGCCTGATCGACTACGACGAAGTCGAGCGCCTGGCGGTTGAGCACAAGCCGAAAATGATCGTGGCCGGTTTCTCTGCCTACTCGCAGATTCTGGACTTCCCGCGTTTCCGCGAAATCGCTGACAAGGTTGGCGCTTACCTGTTCGTCGACATGGCCCACGTGGCCGGTCTGGTCGCCGCTGGCGTCTACCCGAACCCGGTGCCTTTCGCTGACGTCGTGACCACCACCACGCACAAGACCCTGCGCGGTCCACGTGGCGGCCTGATCCTGGCTCGCGCCAACGCCGACATCGAGAAGAAACTGAACTCCGCCGTATTCCCGGGCGCCCAGGGTGGCCCGCTGGAACACGTGATCGCCGCCAAAGCGATCTGCTTCAAGGAAGCGCTGCAGCCTGAGTTCAAGACCTACCAGCAACAAGTGGTGAAAAACGCCCAGGCCATGGCCGGCGTGTTCATCGAGCGCGGTTACGACGTGGTGTCGGGCGGTACTCAGAACCACCTGTTCCTGCTGTCGCTGATCAAGCAGGAAATCTCCGGTAAAGACGCCGACGCCGCTCTGGGCAAAGCGTTCATCACCGTGAACAAGAACTCCGTGCCAAACGATCCACGCTCCCCGTTCGTCACCTCCGGCCTGCGCTTCGGTACTCCGGCTGTGACCACTCGTGGCTTCAAGGAAGCAGAGTGCAAAGAACTGGCCGGCTGGATCTGCGACATCCTGGCGGACCTGAACAACGAAGCGGTGATCGACGCCGTTCGTGAGAAGGTCAAGGCCATCTGCAAGAAGCTGCCGGTGTACGGCGCTTAA
- a CDS encoding C4-dicarboxylate transporter DctA produces MLRWCSRSIFLQVVLGLVLGIVCGLTLPEYSAQLKPLGDGFIKLIKMLIGLIVFCVVVSGISGAGDLKKVGRIGLKSVIYFEILTTIALVIGLVFAFTTGIGSGANIHLDQLSAADMGDIAQRGQHMQTTSQFLMNLIPTSVIGAFAENNILQVLLFSVLFGSALNLVGEAASGISRLINELSHVIFRIMGMIVRLAPIGVFGAIAFTTSKYGLDSLQHLGSLVGLFYITCVAFVALILGLVMRLSGLKMWPLLKYLREELLIVMGTASSDAVLPQIMRKLEHLGIGSSTVGLVIPTGYSFNLDGFSIYLTLAIVFIANATGTPLAMSDLLTILLVSLITSKGAHGIPGSALVILAATLTAIPAIPVVGLVLVLAVDWFMGIGRALTNLIGNCVATVAIARWEKDIDIQRANKVLSGQVGYTFQPRKPVGPAHQQEF; encoded by the coding sequence ATGCTCAGATGGTGCTCGCGTTCAATCTTCCTCCAAGTGGTTCTCGGACTGGTGCTCGGCATCGTCTGTGGGCTGACCCTTCCTGAATACTCCGCCCAACTCAAACCGCTCGGCGATGGCTTCATCAAACTGATCAAGATGCTCATCGGTCTGATCGTGTTTTGTGTGGTGGTCAGCGGCATCAGCGGTGCCGGCGACTTGAAGAAGGTCGGACGCATCGGCCTGAAATCGGTGATCTACTTCGAAATCCTGACCACCATCGCCCTGGTGATTGGTCTGGTGTTCGCCTTCACCACCGGTATCGGCAGCGGCGCGAACATCCATCTGGATCAGCTTTCCGCTGCCGACATGGGCGATATCGCCCAGCGCGGTCAGCACATGCAAACCACCTCCCAGTTCCTGATGAACCTGATCCCGACCTCGGTCATCGGCGCCTTTGCGGAGAACAACATTCTGCAAGTCCTGCTGTTTTCAGTGCTGTTCGGCAGTGCGCTGAACCTGGTCGGCGAAGCTGCGTCGGGTATTTCCCGGCTGATCAATGAGCTGAGCCATGTGATCTTCCGCATCATGGGCATGATCGTGCGTCTGGCGCCGATCGGCGTGTTCGGCGCCATCGCGTTCACCACCAGCAAATATGGCCTGGACTCGCTGCAGCACCTGGGCAGCCTGGTCGGTCTTTTCTACATAACCTGCGTAGCGTTCGTGGCGCTGATCCTCGGCCTGGTGATGCGCCTTTCAGGCCTGAAGATGTGGCCGTTGCTCAAGTACCTGCGCGAAGAACTGCTGATCGTCATGGGCACCGCCTCTTCCGACGCCGTGCTGCCACAAATCATGCGCAAGCTTGAGCATCTGGGCATCGGCAGTTCGACGGTCGGGCTGGTGATTCCTACCGGTTACTCGTTCAACCTGGACGGTTTCTCGATCTACCTGACCCTCGCCATCGTGTTCATCGCCAATGCCACCGGCACGCCACTGGCGATGAGCGACCTGCTGACGATTCTGCTGGTGTCGTTGATCACCTCCAAAGGTGCCCACGGGATTCCCGGCTCGGCGCTGGTGATTCTCGCGGCGACACTGACGGCGATCCCGGCGATTCCGGTGGTCGGACTGGTGCTGGTGTTGGCAGTGGACTGGTTCATGGGCATCGGCCGGGCGCTGACCAACCTGATCGGCAACTGCGTCGCCACCGTGGCCATCGCCCGCTGGGAAAAGGACATCGATATCCAACGGGCAAACAAAGTACTTTCCGGCCAGGTGGGTTATACCTTCCAGCCGAGAAAGCCCGTTGGCCCTGCGCATCAGCAGGAATTCTGA
- a CDS encoding FadR/GntR family transcriptional regulator encodes MITSSTVVNSVVEKLRAALARGQWRSGEMLPGQRELAEQLGISRPSLREAVIVLETLGLVRSMPGKGVVVLEANLSDSQSHDSAVAGASLEDVLQLRYTLEPFIVGLVAQSISSKEVGQLRLTLMDMREALEANDSEAGVNAYIAFHEELFTLTSNPIFQSVVQQTSNALKQSADVLRNSPEHLAERLEENEAVVRAIRSKNSAQASAEMRRHILREGQRMGIELNIPDDNLGK; translated from the coding sequence GTGATCACCTCGTCGACCGTTGTGAATTCAGTAGTAGAAAAACTTCGGGCCGCCTTGGCCCGGGGTCAGTGGCGCTCCGGCGAGATGCTGCCGGGGCAGCGTGAGCTGGCCGAACAACTGGGCATCAGCCGCCCTAGCCTGCGTGAAGCCGTCATCGTCCTGGAAACCCTTGGGTTGGTGCGTTCCATGCCGGGTAAAGGCGTGGTGGTGCTGGAAGCCAATCTCAGCGACAGCCAAAGCCACGACAGCGCAGTCGCCGGAGCGAGCCTGGAAGATGTGCTGCAACTGCGCTACACCCTCGAGCCGTTCATTGTCGGCCTGGTGGCGCAGTCAATCAGCAGCAAGGAAGTCGGGCAATTGCGCCTGACCCTGATGGACATGCGCGAAGCGCTGGAAGCCAACGACAGCGAAGCCGGGGTGAACGCCTACATCGCGTTCCACGAAGAACTGTTCACCCTGACCTCGAATCCGATCTTCCAGAGTGTGGTGCAACAGACCAGCAACGCCCTCAAGCAAAGCGCCGACGTGCTGCGCAACTCCCCAGAGCATTTGGCGGAGCGCCTTGAAGAGAACGAAGCCGTGGTGCGCGCTATTCGCAGCAAAAACAGTGCCCAGGCCAGCGCCGAGATGCGTCGGCACATCCTTCGGGAAGGCCAGCGGATGGGCATCGAACTGAATATTCCGGACGACAATCTGGGCAAATAG
- a CDS encoding GntR family transcriptional regulator, with amino-acid sequence MNSYALKIPVFSISTALPLRRQSDKKHSVDDIYPQIFDAILEQRIAPGSRFTEESLGQAFGVSRSIIRQVLTRLSHQQVIILRPNHRPQVATPDAEQTRQILHARRLTETTLVRLACQQPASRHLPQLRELIERERRYIEQNQRGPAIRLSGEFHLQLAQLAGNVPLAQFLGSLVPLTSLAIAYYEDQARSDCLWQEHAVIVEAVECGDAKVAEGLMTRLLEHLEVKLLNP; translated from the coding sequence ATGAATTCCTACGCCTTGAAGATTCCCGTTTTCTCGATTTCCACTGCTCTGCCCTTGCGCCGTCAGAGCGATAAGAAGCATAGCGTCGACGACATCTACCCGCAGATTTTCGATGCCATTCTCGAACAACGCATTGCCCCGGGCAGCCGCTTTACCGAAGAAAGCCTTGGCCAGGCATTCGGTGTCAGCCGCAGTATCATCCGCCAGGTACTGACGCGATTGTCGCATCAGCAGGTCATCATTCTGCGGCCCAATCATCGCCCGCAAGTCGCGACCCCCGATGCCGAACAAACCCGTCAAATTCTCCATGCCCGCCGGCTCACCGAAACCACTCTGGTGCGACTGGCCTGCCAGCAACCAGCTTCCCGGCACCTGCCGCAATTACGCGAATTGATAGAGCGCGAACGCCGCTATATCGAGCAAAACCAACGCGGGCCGGCTATTCGTCTGTCGGGCGAGTTCCACCTGCAACTGGCGCAACTCGCAGGCAACGTGCCGTTGGCACAATTTCTCGGCAGCCTCGTGCCGCTGACCTCATTGGCCATCGCCTACTACGAAGATCAAGCGCGTAGTGACTGCTTGTGGCAAGAACATGCGGTGATCGTCGAGGCGGTGGAGTGCGGAGATGCCAAAGTTGCCGAAGGCTTGATGACCCGACTTCTGGAGCATTTAGAAGTGAAGTTGCTGAACCCATAA